One region of Zootoca vivipara chromosome 7, rZooViv1.1, whole genome shotgun sequence genomic DNA includes:
- the LOC118089465 gene encoding actinia tenebrosa protease inhibitors isoform X1 yields MKAGGLLLLFLSVTLLALGAHCMPTLDAKEEQGKYGYCYNMPPMANIFEERNCSACLQNNSCSTCANDSQCPGTQKCCPGDCGYVCQEAIIDFCRLPSVCGNCKAMFARYFYNASTQKCEQFVYGGCGGNKNNFDTVDDCIRTCGKSRSCSFFPGLVEKGLRDP; encoded by the exons ATGAAGGCaggtggcctcctcctcctcttcctctccgtGACCCTGCTGGCCCTGGGGGCCCATTGCATGCCCACTTTGGATGCCAAGGAAGAACAAG GCAAGTACGGCTACTGCTACAACATGCCACCCATGGCGAATATCTTCGAAGAGAGGAACTGTAGCGCCTGCCTCCAAAACAATTCCTGCTCCACCTGTGCCAATGACTCCCAGTGTCCGGGCACCCAGAAGTGCTGCCCAGGGGACTGTGGCTACGTCTGCCAGGAAGCCATCATTG ACTTTTGCCGCCTGCCCTCGGTCTGCGGAAACTGCAAGGCGATGTTTGCCCGCTACTTCTACAACGCCTCCACCCAGAAATGTGAGCAGTTCGTCTACGGCGGCTGCGGTGGGAACAAGAACAATTTCGACACGGTAGATGACTGCATCCGGACCTGTGGGAAGTCCC GCAGCTGCTCCTTCTTTCCTGGCCTGGTGGAGAAGGGGCTCAGAGACCCCTGA
- the LOC118089465 gene encoding actinia tenebrosa protease inhibitors isoform X2 has product MKAGGLLLLFLSVTLLALGAHCMPTLDAKEEQGKYGYCYNMPPMANIFEERNCSACLQNNSCSTCANDSQCPGTQKCCPGDCGYVCQEAIIDFCRLPSVCGNCKAMFARYFYNASTQKCEQFVYGGCGGNKNNFDTVDDCIRTCGKSRTA; this is encoded by the exons ATGAAGGCaggtggcctcctcctcctcttcctctccgtGACCCTGCTGGCCCTGGGGGCCCATTGCATGCCCACTTTGGATGCCAAGGAAGAACAAG GCAAGTACGGCTACTGCTACAACATGCCACCCATGGCGAATATCTTCGAAGAGAGGAACTGTAGCGCCTGCCTCCAAAACAATTCCTGCTCCACCTGTGCCAATGACTCCCAGTGTCCGGGCACCCAGAAGTGCTGCCCAGGGGACTGTGGCTACGTCTGCCAGGAAGCCATCATTG ACTTTTGCCGCCTGCCCTCGGTCTGCGGAAACTGCAAGGCGATGTTTGCCCGCTACTTCTACAACGCCTCCACCCAGAAATGTGAGCAGTTCGTCTACGGCGGCTGCGGTGGGAACAAGAACAATTTCGACACGGTAGATGACTGCATCCGGACCTGTGGGAAGTCCC ggacagcctag